The Magnolia sinica isolate HGM2019 chromosome 11, MsV1, whole genome shotgun sequence DNA window aaactaaaagaaggaaatttacaataatgtaaaatacttggatttctccttttgtagcagcccggaagaaccaattggagtagaagttcaaatatagaagttcaattgtccaatactcactttgaaatggttccaagttctaattgattttaaattaaatcaagttaggctagctctatttgattttgattctaagaagtggaatatcccaattcttctttcaaattagattagaatgtagaaacaaaatcaaataagaaaagctaacaaaagagaattttaagcatgcacaatgtagcttaaagaaGAACTCAAACTTATCTCTCAgggtgatgccttgattttacttgaattggattatcaaactctgaaattcatgctctatttatagttgtagaaatcacatctacgtctggtcctgtggacactagaTTGGTCATAGGAtgaactgcattttgaaattttgaacgcgatcggataaaaccgttccatgactggtcgtagtccttacacgactggtcatgaccatcctacgattggtcgtgagGCACTAGGTTtgtttgttgtagtttgagtcgtagatcctgAACTAGTCGTAGGGCgcgtcgtgcactgttcacacgaccggtcgaagagagtccaggactagtcatagctcaaccaaaaagttctaaaaatttgcaacaaacttaggattggtcttggaatttcttgtacTGGTCGAgttagttctaggactagtcgaataaggtccaggactagtcttagaacaaaccaaacatctataaaatgatttaatttgaattatgtatacaaaatgacctataaggtcaatctaaggtcattcataccttaaatgtaaagtatggacattgaaacttcatttcttcaaatgatggttgacctttgaagaatATGAAACTTtgagatctctacaagatgtagcttgaacttgagatcttctaaagcttatacttcatcttgtactttagtcttgagttgtacttgagtcttgaataagAACTTGCCTTTTGATATAGCTCTTGGAAGactctgaactttgaagcttacagtacatgaccttgcatttcttgaagtagatcaccattcctaacttgaagcattgtgatgcagtgtcttgaacatataaatcaacatgctacacaagacacagattgagtttttggcaccacaaaatttaacaactaaaggagcaggaaaccataacacttataaTGAATATGTACTTTAGGCTCTTGTGGTCATAGAACAACTTGAATTATTCTATGGGAACAACTGGAATTcttccccatagagatagtgtctccatatcttcaggGCGAAGACCACTGCTGCCAATTCATGATCATGTgtcgggtaattctcctcgtgctTCTTCAATTGCCTCGAAGCGTAAACAATCACCCTATCATTTTACATCAACACACATCCTAGCCCCAACTTCGACGCATCGCTATATACCACGAACGTCACTCCCTCTTGTGGAAGAGTGAGTACTGGTGCGGAAGTCAGTCTCATCTTTAGCTCTTGGAAGGCCGCTTTCGTGTTCTCGTCCCACGTAAACCAGTTGTTCTTCCTTATTAATTGGGTGAGCGGCCGCGCGATCCTGGAGAATTCCTTAATAAAGCGTTTGTAATACCCTGCCATGGCCAGAAAACTTCGAACCTTAGTGACTGTGGTGGGCAACTCCCACTTAGTTATTGCTTCCACCTTAGCCGGATCAATTGCTATCCCCTCTACTTTCACTACATGTCCCAGGAATTTCACTTCCTCTTCCCAGAACTTGCAGTTGGTCAGCTTAGCGTACAGCTGATTCTCCTTCAGAGTGTTCAAGATTGTGTGCAGTGTTGTTAGTGCACTTTTCGACTCTTTGAGTAAACCAGGATATCGTCAATGAACACAATTACGAACCAGTCTAGGTATGAAATGAATACCTAGTTCCTCAGGTCCATAAATAAGGTTGGGGCATTGGTGAGGCCAGAGGACATAGCcaagaactcgtagtgcccatagCGAGTTCTAAACGCCGTCTTCGGTATATCATCATCCCTGATCCTCAATTGATGCTACCCTGATCATAGATCTATCTTGGAGAAGTATCTGGCATCCTTAAGCTGATCAAATAGGTCATCGATGTGCGGAAGGGGGTATCTGTTCTTTATTGTCACATCATTCAGTCTTCTGTAATATATATAGAGACGCATCGACCCGTCCTTCTTTTTCATGAAAAGGActggcgctccccatggagaaatgcttGGGTGGATGAAGCCTTGGGCTAGCAACTCATCAATCTGGCTCCTCTGCTCCTCCATCTCGCAAGGAGGCATGCAAAATGGAGGCAATCATATGGGGGTGGTCCCTGGCTTGAGGTCAATACAAAAATCCACCATTTACCTAGTGGGCAGCCCTGATATTTCTTGAAACACCTAGGGAAAATCTCGCACTACTGGTATTTGATTGATGGTGGCTTTTACTATTTTGAATTTGTCTAGAGCCTGCAAGCTCTTGAACATCTCGCGCCTACCCCTCCCTTTCAAGGTGAAGGAGGCCTGCCCGGGGATGGATATAGTAACTGTCTTGTTGCGACAGTCCATAACCGCTCTTACCAATGTAAGCCAATCCATCCCAAGGATGACGTCAAACTCTCTGACGGGCATGATGATCAAGTCCACGGTTACTTCATGATTTGTGAGAGTTATGGGATATGCTCTGCATACTTTGTTTGTTTCTACGAATTTACCCATAGGGGATACTACGACTAAGGGAGCATGCATTCGAGTTGTATTCAGTTCTAGTTTAGATGCGATAGTAAAATTAATGAAAGacaaagttgcaccagaatcaaatagagTAAGTACAGGGGTACCGTTGATGTGAGCGGTACCGTGAATGGTCTGAAGGGGGTCCTCTTCAGCCTTCATAGTGGTAACTGCATACATTCGAGCTGGGGGAACCCTCTGCTGAGCTGGGGGTCCCTGTTTGGGCTGTTGGGGCCTGGGTGTTGCCCTAACTACTACCTGGTTCTGCTCAGGCGGTTTGACAGTAGTGGAAtgccctcatctctcatccttttgTAACAGTTTCGGGAGATGTGATTCCCTCTGCCACAGTAGTCGCAGTTCATGCTGGGGGGCATGGGCGGAGCTCTTGCAGGTAGTAACCTGAACCTCCTCTCTAGGATAGGCGGAGTAGGAGGAACCTATCTCGGTCTGACCGGGGCGTCTCGGACTAGGGGGCATGACTTGATAGTGCAATCGAAGTCCTTCTCGACCCTCATCACCTTATCTACCAATTTTGGGAAGTCCCTGAAATCCCATGAACATAATTACGACTGTATCCCGGGCTTGAGTCCCTCCTTAAACTTTTGTATCTTATACTCTATTTCCTCGAGGGCCTTGGGCACATATCTGGAGAGCTCGTCGAACCACGCCTCATCTGGGTGACAGTCATGCTTCCCTGCTCCAGCTTTAGAAACTGCGCGATCTTCTCATTCCTGCACGATCGAGGGAAATATTTCTCCAACAGCTTCATCCTAAAGCCTGCCCACGTCTAAGAGTACCCAGATGGCACTCTTCACTATACACGCTACCACCAATTTTTGACTTCTCCTTCCAGCAGATACGTGGCCAGTTTAACCATCTGGGCATTCTGATCACTCTAATGGCCTCATCATCTAGGCGATCCTCGCCAACCAATGCTCTGCTTGTACTGGATTGGGTGCTCCTTCGAATGTCGGTGGCCGAAGCCTCTGGAACCGCTTAAAAATGTCTATGCCTCTGATATCTCTATCTTGCGATGCCGCCCTACAATTCCTATCTCGAAGAGTCTCCATCATAAGTGCATACACATCCTGTTGCTGCTGCATGAATGTATCATGCTGCTATTGCATGGCTGCGACCATCTGTGTGAAGGCTGCAAAAGCCATGACCCTTGTATTTGAGTCTGCATGTGCATCAACTGAAGGCATCCTCTGCTCGAAGTATTGTGGGGGCAACCCTGACGGAATAACCTGAGGGGGAGGAGAGTCTTTACAGCTTCAGACCCCGTATTTAGATTTACCACTCCAGGTAGAAGGCCTGGCCTATATAGGGGATTGCGCTCTCGCTGGCACTCTATCGGTGGAAGGGGCTGTATATCGACTGTATGGGCCCGCTACGATCGTAACATGGGCGACATGGCTTCCTGTGATGTCAGAATTTCATGGTTCAGGCATTTGGGAAAagtgattttctttttttatcaaaTAATGAAACAACACAAGGGCTAGAGATCTGTTATCCTGCTTGCTGCATTCACCTCATGGTGAGCACTCACCCTGCCATGGCGCACGAGTTTAGTTTCTAAGTATAACCACTACTCCTGGTCATAATTTAAGGGGACTAAGGTTTCTGTTTCTAGATTCAACGAGTATCCTAATATTTTTTGAGGGATTCTAAGTTCTTTTTTAGGGAACCTAAGAATTCAATTCATACTCTAAATTCCTCCTAGATATTGGGAATTTCTTCGCAGGTTCAAGTGTTTATTCTACTAATATCAGAGGGGCCTAAGTgtttttgtttctacattcattCATCCTAGCTACTTCCTAAGGTAAATTTCCTAAGTTCCACCCAAGTTAATCCCTTAAGAATTTTGTATGTCGATCCCACAGCCTGGCTATCTCAGACTtcgctttgatactaacttgtaacgcctcatttttcaaaacccgagtatacaactcgttTCCTGAAAATTCGGGAGTTATTGAATCAATAAGTGGCAATCgaaatataatcaaaatgtaaacAGTGAAATCAAGCATAGATAATCCATAAACCAAAAGACAACAATATCCTGGTTCACTCAGCTAGGGACCCAAATACAAAACTCTCAAGTTTAAATGTTCTAAACAAGCCAACAATATCTATATCTACCGATTTGATCCAAAGTATTTTGCCGCTTCCTGATGCAGCTCCTCCTCGTACAGCTCCTTGTCTGCTCCAGCTGCAACATTCCCGAGATCCGCACCATAATTACTCATACCTGCACCTGCGTCCTTTGTATGGTTGAACattaatgaatgagtggccagctcagtgtgaatttccctaaagattacacaccgccgccttagacATGAATAGCAGAAAGAAAATAActaaacaaaatataacaatatccagtcttattatatgcatggatgcgtgaatgtatcatcgacctggggatgctcatccagtcggcagTTGggttcgtcacccatgcaaaggctagccattagcgaagcacatcacgtgcgtacatcacaTACCACATAATGGTTGCCCATCGCACATCATGTACGTAAATCGATAGTTGATGGTCTGATagctagcaaaacgatacccCAATAACTTAGAGGCACGTGCTATAGCATCCAAAAATATCCACCCGTCATTGTCAATatgttatgtatgcatgattaggccggccattattagtccaattacaatcaaccggtttaaataagctcaaggtcactacgaggggctcgtcacccagcgtaagccgacggctcaggcatagtgtcccattccaccatccccggctcatcaGTCTATTGCCTTAGGGTGtggatagaacccatcaacacgtggccaatcaacTCTCCATGTATGGGAAACTACCATCGTATGCTGAATATGAATGAAGTGTTGAAGATATTAAATACATCGATTAAATGAGTCAATATGTATGATTCAAATGCAAATAAACAATGACGATAAAAATGTTGAAAGGTTCATTCCATAGGTCAGGtaggtggaatcactccatacCATGAATTAAACTGCCACTAatataacctccatgttgagggtctagtCTTATCACAATCAATCTTGTTACACCCTAAGTACAGACTCTCTTTAAATAAAAGTTTCCCTAAAGAGATTTTGATTCATATGTGTCTTGCAAACAATACAATAATATGAGAGGATGACGTGGAGATTAAGTAGCGAACTATCTGAAGTAACTAAGGCATGatttaataatcaaattaaaactcaTGTATCCATATAATTCAAAAGTCACTTAAGTAGTTAAGTTCTAACATTCATATTGGATATGTATGAACATAACTTATCAATTCTAAGGTATGCATTCAAGTAAGCTAATCAAATGATTAAATCAATGTATTCAAGTAATCTAATCAAGTATTTTAATCAATTCTAAGACAGGTATTCAAGTAAATTGATCAAGTGATTTAATCAAATCTAATATATGTATTCAAGTAAACTAATcaaatgatttaattaattataagACATGTATTCAAGTGAATTAACCGAGTGATTAATCAATTCTAAGATATCGTTCGTAGTTACTATAAAAACTATCCTTGGtctagtttagagatggaaagctcaaggggagaaATCATCACCTGTAAGGTCGTATTCCCGTCCTTGATCCAAGTTCCCATGAGTACCTTATAGCTTAAAGTCATACAAGTAATCTCCTAAAGTCATAGTTTGTATTAGTCAAATGTTCCCAAGGTTTTATCCAACTAACACATTGAAGTTATGTGGGTTTGAAAGGTTCCGTGAATAAGGTTATTTGGGCCTACATTAGAGTGACCAGGCCCTCCAGATTTTATCCAACAAGTGGCCCAGTGTAACGCCcagaaaatcgggggtcgagcaaagctcaactcccgagttccaacgcatcacttatgcaacatagataatgatgtttaaatgttgtccatattagtgcattaaacatgagtggaattacactaaaatagtatatcatactccaaaattaatataattaagcaagcaaaagactgagagaggtatataaagtatatgtacgagtttcataacctccagagtatgatcatgtagctgggttgaatatatacataatttgtttcaaaatacacaaaatatcaaaatgtaaatattcaacTAATTTAATATCCCTATAATCCTAACgatgcagctctaggtctacacagacccgcctgagagttgtacgtaggagaactcctcctcgtcaatgaAATCTGGGTCCATTGCGTAAGCCTCATTGGAACCTGCatttaaatcagagtctggttggtgttttaaaacaccgtcccaaagtgggagtgagtgatcaactcagtggtactataaggcaaaggttaacatgttatcaattcaatcaagcagtaatgataaatcaatacaacaatcacttcctaattactcttgttaatgccgAAATGATATGTTgtgatgatgcatgccctctcctgcactctcTTAGTGACTTcatctaatgatcgcgtatgacaaactccctagacgtgcgcttcctcaccaaagtacatgcaatgcagtgcatggtcgtgttagccaagtagtttattaggcttattcatacagtaaattcgggaagccaaggtacctccctttatatcacttacccaaacaatgatccatctagggtcatcaatcctagttaatcacatatgataggcaagttgtagggcatcacccctgatgaaagcagtggataggcaagttcacgagtttatacttgaggttgctacagggaggctcgtcacctcagtgtaggcctagtttatatttGAGGTCActaagggaggctcgtcacttgaatgtaggccgacagctcgaatacagtgtcccataccaccgtattcggctcacgagattgggttgctcactggtcactacggggaggctcgtcaccccagtgtaggccaacaactcgaccatagtgtcccataccaccctgCCCAACTCGAGTCTTAGCGGAtgatggtaccatggttgagacgggttttacattggtaagcagtACCTTAGAtgcaagcagtagcgtccatacatggtaaacacacaataggccaatcgagttatttAACAAGTACGATTGGTACAAGCAcacattgaattgatcgacatggagcgcataagcactccacgtggcctaagcACTATCGACAATCAGCGTATTGcttggattcatcaaacgtatttaatgtggtgaaactagtttgACCACTCAAttaggaaccgttaccgattgcctggactacgtagtagtcccaatcatactcaaatgcaataggtagtcacatgtgataatcataacaacatttaacaaacaattcaaatataattctcatttgagcattttatcaaacacattgaacatattattatacatatgcatttcttccataaatcatgtagtagcaatttagattacatgaaaaaaactataaatatgaataaggtagttgagaatcctatctcatcaCCCTTATTtaatacaattcatcaagcaatttctcattcagacattttatcaaacacttagactacacattactacatacatgaactaaattagttatagcatatattatggcaaatcctttcataaaggagttatcatacatatgaaaaacatgtattctagtttaatagtcatggaaaacacaaaacataattgcaatttcattcaaacatttcaataaacacatggtatgcattatatattcacatagttcacatacatgtataatttatcgaatacatcataactaggatcatatggcagcaatcaagtcagacataagtcattgctgacattgaaagccttgacaaccctaacctatacgtttatagtccgcaccttccgtcggaTTCCTTGTTTCAAACTtagttcgaatcctacgtcccTGTATACAGAACAATGGTACCTAAACATCTAAATAGGTTAGCaatttcgtcgattcctctacTTGAATTCCTaaaaaaagattagggttaggatttcttacccaaatcaaagttggaatcgatggtgtagcgaaacGAGAGAGGTGATTAAGCCCGTaaagtggtgggagtgaatccaaGCAacgatctctctatctctctctctctcttctcctcacccttttctcctcttttctctcttctctcacctagggtttgagaaattcgtatgaaatgagagaggagtggtttATGGTCCTTAactaggcccaaaagtgatgtcaatggccgcagggccatggtatacttgagttatagccaaagggcgactATTTCTGATGAATGAGGCTCATCTAGAAGTCCATTACTTGTTTATGTCACATAGTAAGTTTcctggcaatggatctaggccaggttatgatttcgatACGAacggatcagtggatcgaccgtggaggacccctattagatcaacggttgttgttactcgatcagggccacaagtataccaataggtgcagggaaattttcttgatccatgggtttagttgggtcaaaatctgatggtccaaagtcttcaattttgcctgcaagcgaacggtccaattcacttaagttttggttcattttctaaagatattcgcgtttctcacacactttgctcaaggctcaagttgtgcgtttctggatactatttgggctcgattcctgcgatggttgtaagcccaataaggcagtcataacctcaTAGTTTTGTGATAaacggactttcaacgcgcggtccaggtctgatgcggagtttcaatgtgctcccgagggcaactgggttttgggatttctcttaggctttcaagtaatgttgagttagcaattttaatagttttgggtcttgcaatttatatagatagtggttcaagctaatccaccaattaattcagtttagtacttaattgattttcgtctaattttcacattatacggtctttagggatttttgcctaaggtggtacttgggtctttgtacggatttttctgagatgttacacccAGATTAGGCCTAGAATCATCCTATAATTAAGGCCTGAACTGGGCCTGACTGGGCCCAGCTTGTTAGACCTAATAGATACCCAACAATTGGGCTGGGATGAGCTGGGCTGTTCCTTAGCCTAGTAGTGATAAAGTCCACCCACCATGGTTGGGTGGGCCAGACAGTTGCTGGCCTAGCAACAATGAAATCCATGGGTATGCTTGGCTGAGCCGTTTTCTGGCCCTGTACATTAAAATCCCATGGTGAGCCAACTGGTTTTTGGCCCACGAgacattttttaataaaataccaACGGTTGTTGGGCCACGCTCGTGCTAGCCTAGCACCCGAATATACTCTCCATGGACTGGGTATCCCATTGTTATCCCCACCTCAGGCCCATTCATATGGCCCCCATATGAGCTCCGGGGCTGGGCTTGCCCTAGCCCAATGGCCACTTGAAATATCTTTAGGCTAGGCCATTTTTTGGCCTGGCAGCATGTTTGCAAAGGACGCTGGGCCCACTGCAGGGTTTCAAGGCTAGCAACCACACGTACGAGGGGGTAGTGCGGCCCACCTGCATCATACAGGGTGCGGCCTACCTACCTTACGTAGGATGTAACCCAATGtaaatgtgttgtggcccactgccTAGTTTCAAAGGACCTGGGTCCACTACATGGTCCCAAAGGTTAGGCCATCACATGATTTCACCAGTTGGCTCGACACcacttggtgcggcccactgagattcatggtgaggcccacagggcgtgcacttggtgaggcccactgtgat harbors:
- the LOC131218111 gene encoding uncharacterized mitochondrial protein AtMg00860-like; this encodes MQQQQDVYALMMETLRDRNCRAASQDRDIRGIDIFKRFQRLRPPTFEGAPNPVQAEHWDFPKLVDKVMRVEKDFDCTIKSCPLVRDAPENQLYAKLTNCKFWEEEVKFLGHVVKVEGIAIDPAKVEAITKWELPTTVTKVRSFLAMAGYYKRFIKEFSRIARPLTQLIRKNNWFTWDENTKAAFQELKMRLTSAPVLTLPQEGVTFVVYSDASKLGLGCVLM